The DNA segment acatagaaaagagttatcggATAAACATTGTTAGTGGACTCTTAACANNNNNNNNNNNNNNNNNNNNNNNNNNNNNNNNNNNNNNNNNNNNNNNNNNNNNNNNNNNNNNNNNNNNNNNNNNNNNNNNNNNNNNNNNNNNNNNNNNNNcttaattttatatttaaatttttaagataatagtttttgttaattggaaaagcaacatagaaaagagttatcggATAAACATTGTTAGTGGACTCTTAACacgtagaaaaaagtcaaaactcttaattttttattcgaaaatgtttaaataattaatattcttgtaaatttgcagatcatagaaaaaaaatcattggaaagatattcttagttaattctgtaaaaattgagcttattcgtagaaaaaataccaaactcttaattttatatctaaattgttaaaatcattaaCATTGTTAGTGGACACTTAACccgtagaaaaaaggccaaactcttaattttttaatcgaaaacattaaaataattaatattcttgtaaattcgcaaagcatcatataaaaaaaatcattggaaagatattcttagttaattctgtagaaaatttaggTTATTTGTAGAATAaagaccaaactcttaattttatatttgtattgttaatataatagtttttgttaattggaaaagcaacatagaaaagagtcattggataCAAATTCGTAGTTgactccataaacaaattgaGTTGTAGATAACAGGCCAAACTctcaattgtttaatatttatgtttaaataattaatattcttgtaaatCTGCAAAGCATCATATGAAAAAgatcatcgaaaagatattcttagttaattctgtaaaaaatttagcGTATTCGTAGAATAAAGACCAAATtcctaattttatatttaaatttgtaagataatagtttttgttaattggaaaagcaacatagaaaagagtcatcggataaacaTTGTTAGTGGACTCTTAACACGTAGAAAAAAgtccaaactcttaattttttattcgaaaatgtttaaataattaatattcttgtaaatttgcagatcatagaaaaaaaatcattggaaagatattcttagttaaatctgtaaaaattgagcttatttgtagaaaaaaataccaAACTCTTAACTTtatatctaaattgttaaaatcattaaCATTGTTAGTGGACACTTAACCCGTAGCAAAAAGGCCatactctgaatttttttaatcgaaaatgtttaaataattaatattcttgtaagattgcaaagcatcatagaaaaaaaatcattggaaagatattcttagttNNNNNNNNNNNNNNNNNNNNNNNNNNNNNNNNNNNNNNNNNNNNNNNNNNNNNNNNNNNNNNNNNNNNNNNNNNNNNNNNNNNNNNNNNNNNNNNNNNNNctttttaatcgaaaacatttaaataattaatattcttgtaaattcgcaaagcatcatagaaaaaaatcatcggaaagatattcctagttaattctgtaaaaaattgagcttattcGTGGAAAAAAGACCATCCTCGGGGGATATAGGGATCGGTCTGTGCGACCtgtgattttatttaaatcccatttttctctttattttttaggGCACCTTTCTATGTTGCTCGACATTTTGGTAACGTCTGACGAAAAATACATCATCACAGCCGACCGTGATGAGAAAATACGAGTCTCCAAATTTCCAAACTGTTACAATATCGCCTCTTACTGTTTAGGCCACAAAAAATTCGTGAACAACATAGCCGAAGTTCCCCACGATCGGGAAATTTTAGTCTCTTGTGGTGGCGATGGAGTCTTCATATTCTGGAATTATAAAACAGGAACGGAAATTTACACCTATCCATTTAAGGACGGATTGCAAGATGAAGACACAGATATTAGAAAACTTTCTCGACTTTTGGAAGAGAGTAATGTGGAGGAATCTGTGATCGCTGTGCCAGTAAAACAAATGCAGATATCAATGCTCAACGACCTAACTTCGATAATTTCAATCAGTTTATTCTGCTGCAAGCGAGTTTTTATTTATTGTGTCACAGgaaaaaaagatggaaatttAGTGGTTAAATATCTTCAATCCGTTCTCATTGAGGATGAGCCTTTGGAGTGCCACCTAAAAGAAAATCGTCTCTGGATCTTAACCAACGAAAATCTCAAAGTTTACGAACTGGTTGAGAATAGTTTCTCGAAGGACCTTGAAATGACGCAGaagcttgaaaaattaaacgaatCATGGAAGAAACTCCGGAGTAATGCTTCCGATAGGACACTATTTccaattttgtataaaagaaaattcgaCAATGTGCAGGAatatcaagagagaaaaaaatctcgcttgattgacaaaaaaattgagtGAGCCTActtaaatcttgaactaaatttCCCGataattgcagattttttttttttgctagtatAATTTTTCATGGTACGgagaaattaaagtattttgaacttttttaaacaatcgactcggaatatgtatataatatcgcgagtttattataaataatgatttttttttagtcgttgtaaataaatttaggaagtatttatattatattgcaaGATATTCTTTAATATATTATCATCATAGggtaattaaatgaataataatttttttttaattactcatttCTAGAAAGGTGAGTGGAAAACTTGCAAAAACAGCTGAAATTAggatattttttacgaaattatggAAATGTATTCTacattcttttgattaaaattaatgaaaatactgttattaattaaattaaaatattttaaattctttacataaaaaacttaaaatattgcattttcaacaagattgatgaatttacaaccgaaaTAAAAGACAAGTctccaacaaaatacgtgaatttacaatcaaaaagttgaaaactcaaataaaaaagataaattttcaacgaaaaatggaataattaacatttcagttaaaaaccaaaagattttaattttctaacaaaaaatgcgagtattcaacgaaatacttaaattttcaaccaaatggttgaattttgaactaaaaagattgactcttaaccaaaaaaaaaaaaatagttaaattttaagtggaaaattaattttctaaaaaaaggaacGAATCTTTGACCGGAAGTCGGATTATCGACTacagagatgaatgttcaactggaaaatgaagtttcaaccaaatagttaaattttcaacaaaaattataaaatttcaactcgaATGATTGAACTTTcggccaaaaagataaattgtcagtcaaaagattaattaattaataaaatgcaaaaaaatacgagttttaaacaaatttacatccgttttcaactaaaaaagatcaaattttacccgaatagttaaattttaaactaaaaatatcaatttacacaacgaaaggaatagttaaattttccactgaaataaaaattttctttaaaaaaaaaacgaatctttaaatAGATGttggattttccaccaataagatgaatttttaacaaaatacatcaattttttaccaaatgattgaattatcagctaaaaaagatctatttttaacaaaatagttcaatttaaaactaaaaaagatagatttttgacCAATAAAGTAatggttaaatcttcagttaaaaaacaaactattttctacgaaaatcaaCGAAACTTCCACCGAAAGTTGGATGTtcaaacatgagttttcaaccaaaattataaattttcaacttaaattatgaaacttcaactTGAATTggtgaactttcaacgaaaaaaattaatttttagccaaatgatgaattttttttacaaaaaagacgagttttcaaccaaatacatgaatttttaactaaaaaagatcaattttcaaccaaaaagttgaattttcaatcaaaaaatattaattttaaaccaaaaattaaatagttaaaattgcagaggagaaaaaaaatttcaacaaacaaaaattaatttccaaccaaatagttcaaacttcaaccaaataggttgcaataattgaatattaataatattataataaattaattaatataatataataataaaattattaataatattattattttctcatttttctttcctctttttttatttttgtctgaattaaaaaaaaattcagataacaATAGgagcttttttgttttgttcgttTCAGGAGTTTTCATCAATTTGACTATTGGACGTCaagtgggatttttaatttggatttaagtctaatttaaatttcttaaattttgaagattaatttttcataaacaatacgaattttcaacaaaatacataaattttcaagtaaaaaaaaatctttttcgaaaCATATGGTtggatttttagctaaaaaagaacgattgttaaccaaaaaaggaaagttcaattttcggttaaattaattttctacaaaaaaaaacgattcctcaactgcaatagttaaatattcacataaaaaaattattcccaatgaaataatgaaattagcactcaaacaaaaaaaaattaagtttaacaaacaaacaaaaaacgaattttaaaccagtgattaagctttaaataaaattatgaatcttcaataaaatttcaaacaaaaattgaatagttaaatttccactttagaaaatttattttcaacctaagagatacattttcaactagattagttacattttctgctTAAGacattaattttgagcaaaaaaaaacgaattttgaaaaaatagctgaattcaacaaaaaaaaaaagaattttcaaaccaaatagtagaattttcgtctaaaaaagataaattttcaacaataagaaaacggattttcaacaaaataattcaattttcaactaaagtgatgaattttcaaattattaaccttcaactggaatagttaaattttaaacaaaaaatatgaatttttaactaaaatgatgaatattaaactaaaatagtagaattttcaaacaaaaaatattattttttactaaaaaggatacattttaatgaaaaacttaacagttattaaattttaagttcagaaaattaatgttccatcAAAAAGAAAGACTtatcaactaaaactatggaatattcaattggaataagttaaattttcagttaaaaacgatattttacacaaaaaacataaatgtcaaaaaaatagttacattttcaaagaagatgacgaattttcaaatcaaattgtaaacatttaactagaatagttaaattttcgataaaaatattatttttcaaccaagaaaactaatttctacccaaaaagattaatttttaaataaaaaatcatttttcaactaaaagttaaataattaaatgtttagtacaaaaatgaatgttcagccaccgagatgaatttttaactaaaatcatggaaCATTCAACTGGcacaatattgaaattttcagcttcgaaaaaaattataattttcaaccaaaaaaattcaaagaaaaaaacaagttttcaataaaatatctcatttcttaaccaaggaaatgaatttttaattaaaacgatgaatcttccacaggaaaaattaatttttacaaaagagtttaactttcagccaaatcATTTCATTTCCagctaaaaacatacattttcgacttaaattataaatatttaactggaatacttacatttttaaccgaaaagaatttttgaacaagaagattaacgatttcaacgaaagaattgaattttcaattaaaaaagacaaattttcatccaaattgttaaatttggaagaagttaagattaattttcaaccaaaaatcgacgTTCAAATTTTCGGTTGGaggaattaattatcaaccaaactgatgaattttatacaaaaaaaaagaaagaattttcaaccactaagattaattttgttacaacaaaagagattttttcataaattagtagctaaatttttaaagacaaaactagtttaatttctaaataaaaaatatcaattttcaacc comes from the Belonocnema kinseyi isolate 2016_QV_RU_SX_M_011 chromosome 6, B_treatae_v1, whole genome shotgun sequence genome and includes:
- the LOC117174606 gene encoding tRNA (guanine-N(7)-)-methyltransferase non-catalytic subunit wdr4 isoform X1 yields the protein MSFSIFDFDIALCSGENVVIYNIQENKERIVTLPKLTGIQENNTHNNEDIESFHALMSVNFSNDGEYLSICTNRKQLCLYKRKSLEIVSNRTLIRAASKVRFTKNNDIVVADKSGDAYLFSTSKPLENGTLLLGHLSMLLDILVTSDEKYIITADRDEKIRVSKFPNCYNIASYCLGHKKFVNNIAEVPHDREILVSCGGDGVFIFWNYKTGTEIYTYPFKDGLQDEDTDIRKLSRLLEESNVEESVIAVPVKQMQISMLNDLTSIISISLFCCKRVFIYCVTGKKDGNLVVKYLQSVLIEDEPLECHLKENRLWILTNENLKVYELVENSFSKDLEMTQKLEKLNESWKKLRSNASDRTLFPILYKRKFDNVQEYQERKKSRLIDKKIE
- the LOC117174606 gene encoding tRNA (guanine-N(7)-)-methyltransferase non-catalytic subunit wdr4 isoform X2, with product MSFSIFDFDIALCSGENVVIYNIQENKERIVTLPKLTGIQENNTHNNEDIESFHALMSVNFSNDGEYLSICTNRKQLCLYKRKSLEIVSNRTLIRAASKVRFTKNNDIVVADKSGDAYLFSTSKPLENGTLLLGHKKFVNNIAEVPHDREILVSCGGDGVFIFWNYKTGTEIYTYPFKDGLQDEDTDIRKLSRLLEESNVEESVIAVPVKQMQISMLNDLTSIISISLFCCKRVFIYCVTGKKDGNLVVKYLQSVLIEDEPLECHLKENRLWILTNENLKVYELVENSFSKDLEMTQKLEKLNESWKKLRSNASDRTLFPILYKRKFDNVQEYQERKKSRLIDKKIE